Proteins encoded together in one Rubripirellula reticaptiva window:
- a CDS encoding DUF1294 domain-containing protein: protein MGLLSSILTALAIWTVVASLVTAWLYARDKRAAGRNDRRTPENTLLIWSLVGGWPGGLIASRLLRHKTYKMSYRIRFVACVIVNVAVTAGISWTINRSVNFFR from the coding sequence ATGGGGCTTTTATCAAGCATCTTAACAGCACTGGCGATCTGGACAGTGGTCGCTAGTTTGGTCACTGCCTGGCTGTACGCGAGAGACAAACGGGCGGCGGGGCGAAACGACAGACGGACGCCCGAGAATACATTGCTCATCTGGAGTCTTGTCGGCGGATGGCCCGGTGGGCTGATCGCAAGTCGTTTGCTGCGGCATAAAACGTACAAGATGTCGTATCGGATCCGCTTCGTGGCTTGCGTAATCGTCAACGTCGCAGTCACAGCTGGAATCAGCTGGACGATCAATCGAAGTGTTAATTTTTTCCGTTGA
- a CDS encoding GntT/GntP/DsdX family permease, with protein MLLLPIVLILIQAVASEIWKPATTRVVVSSSAVEIPIDSEDQPRMTIAESGNGYEIDFIDHAGTRSTLLTSDLSADKAAALPAFGTLVSSVNSGEQLSPKQREEILEAGLDLTGFSENRPEQSMVLKLIAFFGHPFTALIIAIFAAAIFLAKKQGFSRDQIMDLSNSALAPAGIIILVTGAGGVFKQILIDSNVATVMAEAIVQSNINIVVLSFLISALVRIAQGSATVAMVTTAAIIAPLLPGMSGLSSSDYALLTIAIASGATVLSHVNDSGFWLVSKFFGLTEKETLMSWTVVETIIGISGFIGALTLSYFL; from the coding sequence GTGCTTTTGCTGCCCATCGTTCTGATTCTGATTCAAGCGGTAGCATCCGAGATTTGGAAGCCGGCGACAACGCGAGTGGTCGTTTCGTCGTCCGCAGTCGAGATTCCAATCGATAGCGAGGATCAACCGCGAATGACGATTGCCGAGTCCGGGAATGGTTACGAAATTGACTTCATCGATCACGCGGGTACACGATCAACGCTGCTCACATCTGACTTGAGTGCGGACAAGGCCGCCGCGTTACCGGCTTTTGGAACGCTTGTGTCATCGGTTAATTCTGGCGAGCAATTGTCTCCCAAACAACGCGAAGAGATTCTTGAAGCGGGACTGGATCTAACGGGGTTTTCAGAAAACAGACCTGAACAGAGCATGGTGCTAAAGCTGATAGCATTCTTTGGTCACCCGTTCACCGCATTGATCATCGCGATCTTTGCTGCCGCGATTTTCTTGGCCAAGAAACAAGGTTTCTCGCGCGATCAGATCATGGACCTGAGCAACAGTGCTTTGGCACCCGCAGGAATCATTATCTTGGTCACCGGTGCCGGGGGCGTGTTCAAGCAAATCCTAATCGACAGCAACGTCGCGACGGTCATGGCTGAAGCAATCGTGCAGTCGAACATTAATATCGTTGTCTTGTCATTTCTGATTTCCGCACTGGTCAGAATTGCACAAGGTTCAGCCACCGTTGCAATGGTCACGACCGCGGCGATCATTGCGCCGTTGTTACCGGGGATGTCGGGACTGTCCAGTTCGGACTATGCGCTGCTTACCATTGCAATCGCATCGGGTGCAACCGTCCTTTCGCACGTCAATGACAGCGGTTTCTGGCTGGTCAGTAAGTTCTTTGGTTTGACCGAAAAAGAGACCCTGATGTCGTGGACGGTCGTGGAGACCATCATCGGTATCTCGGGGTTTATCGGTGCCTTGACGCTGAGTTACTTTCTGTGA
- a CDS encoding DUF1559 domain-containing protein encodes MTNSHRFIRPAFTLVELLVVIAIIGILVGLLLPAVQAAREAARRMSCSNNAKQIALGLHNYHSAYKQLPIHGGGPTNEFENSTGAAIRTDGRGFTRLELSYLVGLLPFVEQQAMWEMVSNPLNEPDGDVWPAFGPRPTLGSYPPWATDVPTFRCPSDPGFGLPALGRTNYACCTGDAFYDAEEGATIWNTGANRWEYETDARQMQRVRSGMRGAFVTRKSMKFRDMTDGLSNTIMFGEIISGLTDRDKRSVSFTNAKGGFVQVANNPKRCQDIGYIDPLRPRFWTAAANVTFSERGSRWADLHTLQTQMNTILPPNAEVCLVGSSDTYGMAPPSSQHNGGVHVSLCDGSVRFVTDSIEAGTSTTPTIYYRALSSEVSSTTPPGSPSPFGLWGALGTRASKETIDEDF; translated from the coding sequence ATGACGAATTCACACCGTTTCATTCGACCGGCGTTCACGTTGGTCGAATTGCTAGTCGTTATCGCGATCATTGGAATTTTGGTCGGTTTGCTCTTGCCGGCCGTGCAAGCGGCTCGCGAAGCAGCGCGTCGAATGAGTTGCAGTAACAACGCGAAACAGATCGCTTTGGGGCTGCACAATTACCATTCGGCCTACAAGCAGCTACCTATTCACGGTGGCGGCCCAACAAACGAGTTCGAAAATTCGACTGGCGCAGCAATTCGGACCGACGGGCGAGGATTCACGCGACTTGAACTTAGCTATCTGGTTGGCCTTCTGCCATTCGTGGAACAGCAAGCGATGTGGGAAATGGTTAGCAACCCGCTAAACGAACCCGACGGCGATGTTTGGCCCGCGTTCGGGCCACGTCCCACCCTTGGCAGCTATCCACCTTGGGCGACGGACGTTCCAACGTTCCGGTGTCCGAGTGATCCCGGATTTGGATTGCCGGCGCTCGGCCGTACGAACTATGCCTGCTGCACGGGCGACGCATTTTATGATGCCGAGGAAGGCGCGACGATTTGGAACACTGGCGCGAATCGATGGGAGTATGAAACTGATGCGCGGCAAATGCAGCGTGTTCGAAGCGGAATGCGTGGTGCTTTTGTAACGCGAAAGTCGATGAAATTTCGCGACATGACTGATGGATTGTCCAACACCATCATGTTTGGCGAAATCATTTCCGGATTGACGGACCGAGATAAACGAAGCGTCAGTTTCACTAACGCTAAAGGTGGATTTGTCCAAGTCGCCAACAACCCCAAACGCTGTCAGGATATTGGTTACATCGATCCTCTGCGTCCGCGTTTTTGGACCGCTGCGGCAAACGTCACGTTTAGCGAACGAGGCAGCCGTTGGGCTGATTTGCATACGTTGCAAACTCAGATGAATACCATCTTGCCGCCCAATGCGGAAGTTTGCTTGGTCGGCAGCAGTGACACCTATGGAATGGCACCGCCAAGCAGCCAGCACAACGGCGGTGTTCACGTGTCGCTTTGCGACGGATCCGTTCGATTCGTGACTGATTCGATCGAAGCGGGGACGTCGACGACGCCGACCATCTACTATCGAGCACTGTCATCGGAAGTCAGCAGTACCACGCCGCCCGGATCGCCGAGTCCGTTCGGATTGTGGGGCGCGCTGGGAACTCGAGCGTCCAAAGAAACCATCGACGAAGATTTTTAA
- a CDS encoding GntP family permease: MIFPLLASVAEDATLASTVFTAVSAILILLVLILWAKVHAFVALILASYYVGLMSGMDLLTINDSIKSGMGGILGFVATVVGLGAIFGKLLEASGGAEALAYSLLKKFGEKNATWAMVITGFLVSIPVFLDVALVIIIPIVYALTRKTGKPILYYGIPLLAGLAVTHAFVPPTPGPIMVAEQLGANMGLVILYGVIIGFPTAVLAGPVFGSFISQKITKGIPEEFSTEHLAQKFSDENLPSFS; encoded by the coding sequence ATGATTTTTCCCTTGCTGGCATCGGTTGCCGAAGATGCAACTCTTGCAAGCACTGTGTTCACTGCTGTCAGCGCAATTTTGATCCTGTTGGTTTTGATCCTGTGGGCAAAAGTGCACGCCTTTGTGGCGTTGATTCTGGCCAGTTATTACGTCGGGCTGATGTCAGGCATGGATCTGCTGACGATCAACGACAGCATCAAGTCGGGGATGGGCGGCATCCTGGGGTTTGTCGCTACCGTCGTGGGGTTGGGAGCAATTTTTGGAAAGCTATTGGAAGCTTCCGGAGGCGCTGAAGCGCTCGCCTATTCGTTGCTGAAAAAGTTTGGCGAGAAGAACGCAACTTGGGCAATGGTCATCACCGGGTTCCTGGTTTCAATCCCAGTGTTTCTTGATGTTGCCCTCGTGATCATCATCCCTATCGTTTACGCGTTGACTCGCAAAACGGGGAAGCCCATTCTGTACTACGGTATTCCGTTGCTGGCTGGACTTGCCGTCACGCATGCGTTTGTCCCACCGACCCCCGGGCCAATCATGGTTGCCGAACAACTCGGTGCGAACATGGGGTTGGTGATCCTGTATGGGGTGATCATTGGCTTTCCAACCGCCGTTTTAGCCGGGCCAGTGTTCGGTAGCTTTATCTCACAGAAAATCACCAAGGGAATTCCCGAAGAGTTCTCGACCGAACACCTCGCCCAGAAATTTAGCGATGAGAACCTTCCTTCGTTCTCGTGA